The following DNA comes from Lynx canadensis isolate LIC74 chromosome C2, mLynCan4.pri.v2, whole genome shotgun sequence.
GAGATGCCCACTTTCACTGCCTCTATTCACCACAAGACTGGAAGTTCTAGgagaatagagaataaaatacagTAGCCCAAattggaagggaagaagtaaaatcatCTCTGTTCACAGACGCTGTGATCTTATTTGTGGAAAACCCTAAGGACCCGTTAGCACTAGCAAATGAATTCAGAAAGacagcaggatacaaagtcaaaaTTCAGTTGCGTTTCCATACATTGCTAATGAACAACCCCAAAAGGAATTtacaaaacaattccatttacaattgcatcaaaaaagaataaagtaaaatgaattaaCAACCATGGAGGCGAAAGAGCTGTCCAacgaaaactacaaaacattgctgaaacacagtaaggaagacaaataaatggaaaggcattccatgtTCAAGGATTGGAACACTCAATATCGTTACGATATCACTGTCATCTCAAGCAATCTACAGATGTAACGCAATCACTACTGAAATCTCAGTGAGGTGTTTTACTGAAACCTAAAACCCCATCCTTAAACTCATGTGGAATCAAGGGATCCTgcatagccaaaacaatcctgaaaaaaaaaaaaaaaaacaaagctagaggacTCCCactccttgatttcaaaactaCAAATCTATACGTCTTGTTACGTCTTGTAACATataccataagagactcttaaatacagagaacaaactgagggttgatgggggaggggaacgggtgatgggcactgagcagggcacttgttgggatgagcactgggtgtcgtatgtaagcgatgaatcatgggaatctactcccaaagccaagagcacccTGTACgtgctgtatgttagctaacttgacaataaattatatgaaaaaaaaaaaccactacaaagctacaataatgaACACAgggtgatactggcataaaaacagacatacagaccaatggaatagagtccagaaataaacatattaggtgaaatcatttttgaaagagcaccgagtccattcaatggagaaatgacagtctcttcagcaagtggtgcagGGAAAACGGACTATCcccagggaaaagaaagtaagtggactcttaccttacaccatacacaaaaatgaactcaaaatagacCCATGACCTAAAAggaagacctaaaactataaaactcttagaagaaaacacagggcaaAAGCTTTGCAACATTGGATTTCGCGGTGATTTCCTGGATGTGATACCAGAGGCACAGGCAACATACGAAAAATACAAAAAGTGGCCTTcacaaaaattgtaaatattttgcatCAGAAGGCAATACCAATGGAGAAGAAAAGGTAACCTAAAtacaataagagaaaatatttgaaaatcatgtgataagaaattatatataacacGTGTGGAGAATTcccaaaactcaacaacaaaaaacaaaacaacccaattccaaaatgagcaaaggacttgaatagacattttgccaaagaagaagTACAAATTACGTGACCTACAAGCATGTGAAAGAGGCTCCACGTTACTAATCactagagaaacacaaatcaaaactacaatgagaagCCACCTTACGTCCATTAGggtaaacatatatacataatatataacataatatttatataaatgtaaatacaagGAATTAACCACATATATCATATAGAATATTCACGCAAATAGAAACACAAGGAGGAGATAACACGTAATCTACATACGTGACaaggagaaaataacaagtgttgatgaggacgTGGACAAACCGAAGCCCTCGCGTGTCGTTAGTAGGAGTGAGAAAAGGCCCAGCTACCGTGGAAGCTTGTGTGGTGGTTCTTGAAGGAGTAGCAACGGACTTACTCTATGGTCTGGTGATTATACTGGGAATATGCTCAGAAGAACTGCAAGTAGGGATTCGAAGAGATGCTTGGACATACATGTTCACAGTGACCCCGGTGCCCTcagcagatggatggatgagcagATGTGGCCCGTCCATACCGTGGAACGTTATTCAGCCGTAAAGGGAAGCAAGTCGGACTAGAACACGGATGAGGCCTGAGGACACTGGGCCGAGTGAAATGTGATTCCGCTTACGTGAGGAgcttcagagacagaaagcagaagcaCGGGGACCAGGGCCGGGGAGGGGACACGGCAGCGCACAGAGGGTCTCAGGTGGGGAGACCGCTGGGACGGGGCCTCTTCTCCAGCTCTCTGACCCCAACACTGTCTGCCCGGGCTTTTCCCAAGGCCGTCTATGGAACTCGGGGTCCTTGGAGTTCCGTGGGGTTCGCCCTCCTGCACGGGGGCTGGAGATCCTGTCCAGGTGGTGAGGGCACCAGCAGTGACAGGAACCTTGCTTATCTCCTTCACAAGTGCACTGGTTCTGCGCGTCTTGGGCCCGGGATCTGACACCCTGGCTTCATGATCTTGTCAGCTTTCAGAGTTGGCCCAGGTGGGAAGGAATCCCGTCCCTGTTACCCCACCTTGGCTGGAGCACTGCCTCCCCCGCTCCATCACCTTTCTGCTAAATGGGTAGAGCCCGGGGGAGGAACCCAGGATGACCCCAGGCCCACAGAGGATGTTCTCCCTATGGGAGAACTCCCTGGAGCCCCCAGACCCGCTTGTCTGGGGCCGTTTGCCCGGATGGGGCTGTGGGTGGAAACGGGCCAGGGGCTGAGAATCCCCAGACCACGACCCGTGTGCAGGTGACCAGCCTGGGAAGCCCTGGGCACTGGGCCCACAGGCACGGAGCTTCCTGGGCCAGGGCGTGAGTCCCACCCGTGGCCCTGCCCACACGAGGTAGGCCCGCCTCTGGGACTGCTCAGTCCCTCGTTCCTAGAAATGTTCGTGGCTGGAGGAGACCGTGTCTGGGCAAAACCCTGGGGTCCCCGCACCCCCATGAGGGTCAGATGAAAGGAAACAAATCGGCCGGTGAAGTGAGTTTATTGGGCTTCCTGAAGAGGTGCTGACAGGTTAGGAGTCAAAGCCAAGTGACCCAAGCAGAGAAAGGGGGCAAGAAGGACAGGTGACCCAGAACAGGTGCAGGTGCCTCCTGGGAGCAGAAGCCCCAGGAAGCCGCGGGGTCAGCATTCCTGGGAGGCAGGAGGTCAAGGTCAGGCCTGATGGGTGGCCGGAAGGACCACAGTCACCAGGTGGGACCTGAGCCCGGCTGGCCCCGGGGGGAGGTGCCCATCAGCAGCAGCACTGGCCTGAGGCGGGGCCGCAGCAGGCAGGGCGGGGGCACGCGGGGCGGCAGAGCAGGGACACGCAGGAGGCCGGGCggcagcaggaggaggcaggggcgcAGCAGGCGGGGCGGGGGCACACGGGGCGGCAGAGCAGGGATACACTGGAGGAGGGtctgcagcaggggctgggctggcagcaggaggGGCCTGAGCAGGGGGAGTCCTCgcagcacacaggggtgcagcacacgggcttgcagcacacaggggtgcagcagacAGACTTGCAGCAGACAGGGGTGCAGCAGACGGGCCTGCACATGGGGCGGCAGAGCAGGGACACGCAGGAGGAGGGtctgcagcaggggctgggctggcagcaggaggGGGCTGAGCAGGGGGAGTCCTCgcagcacacaggggtgcagcagacGGGTTTGCAGCAGACAGGGGTGCAGCAGGCGGGCCTGCACACGGGGCGGCAGAGCAGGGATACACTGGAGGAGGGtctgcagcaggggctgggctggcagcaggaggGGACTGAGCAGGGGGAGTCCTCGCAGCACACAGGTGTGCAGCAGACGGGTTTGCAGCAGACAGGGGCGCAGCAGGCGGGCCTGCACACGGGGCGGCAGAGCAGGGATACACTGGAGGAGGGtctgcagcaggggctgggctggcaaCAGGAGGGGACTGAGCAGGGGGAGTCCTCgcagcacacaggggtgcagcagacGGGCTTGCAGCAGTCTtgctggcagggggaggaggtgcAACAGGACGGCTGGCAGCATGAAGAGGTTGTGCAGGGGGAGTCCTCACAGCAGACAGCGCTGCAGCAGATGGGCTTgcagcacacaggggtgcagcagacgggcttgcagcacacaggggtgcagcagacGGGCTTGCAGCACGCAGGGGTGCAGCAGTCTccctggcagggggaggaggggccgcaCAGGAGGGTCAGGCAGGGGGCCGGGGCGCAGCACGGGGGCTCGCAGCAGCTCTCTGGGCAGTCGTCCACCTGCCAGGAGGAGTCGGGGCAGGAGTCCGAGGCCCCGGGCAGGCAGACGCGGCTGCCATAGCTCAGGTCGCTGGAGCAGACGGACAGGGTGGACGCGGCCATGGCGGGGGCGGTGGGGCTGCAGGAGggagtgggtgtgggtgtgggtgtgtatgtgagtgCGTATGTGTGCCGGGTACCCTGGGACGCCATGGCTTTTATATCTGCCCCGGGCTTGTGTTGTCCCCACAGGAGCCTCACCCCCTTCC
Coding sequences within:
- the LOC115523799 gene encoding keratin-associated protein 10-7-like, which codes for MAASTLSVCSSDLSYGSRVCLPGASDSCPDSSWQVDDCPESCCEPPCCAPAPCLTLLCGPSSPCQGDCCTPACCKPVCCTPVCCKPVCCTPVCCKPICCSAVCCEDSPCTTSSCCQPSCCTSSPCQQDCCKPVCCTPVPVCCTPVCCKSVCCTPVCCKPVCCTPVCCEDSPCSGPSCCQPSPCCRPSSSVSLLCRPVCPRPACCAPASSCCRPASCVSLLCRPACPRPACCGPASGQCCC